The Algoriphagus halophilus sequence CTTAAGATTCCTGTATCTTGTTTTAAAGTCATAATTAAGGTTTGGTCGTTTGGGTTTAAACTTAAAAAAAATGGAGGAAGTATTCCTGCCTCAATTTAAAATATTATCTTGGATTAAGGCCTTCAGCCAATTTTTTATTGAATTAAAATTCTCCTTATGAAAAATATAGATTCTGAAAAGTTTAAAGTGGTTACTCCTATTGAGCTTCATAAAATTTCAACATCTTATGATTTGGAAACTTCAGAAAAGAAGAAATCAAAAAAGCTGAATGAGTTTCGAGAGGAATTAAGTGAACATCAAGACATCATGTATGCTCACAGCAAATATTCGGTATTGATCTGTTTGCAGGGGATGGATACCGCTGGGAAGGATAGTTTAATCAGAGAGGTTTTCAAAGAATTCAATCCTCGTGGAGTAGTAGTTCATAGTTTTAAAACTCCTACCTCCAATGAATTAAAGCATGATTATTTGTGGAGACATTACATTGCGTTGCCAGATCGAGGGAAATATGCTGTATTTAATCGAACGCATTATGAAAACGTATTGGTAACCCGAGTGCATCCTGAATATATTCTGGGAGAGCATCTCCCCGGCATAAACTCAGTAGAAGATATTACTCCGGATTTTTGGGAAAATAGATTTGAGCAAATCAATAATTTTGAAAATCATATTAGCCAAAATGGAGTGATCATCTTAAAGTTTTTCTTGCACTTAGGTAAAGAGGAGCAAAGGCAACGATTGCTTAGGAGACTAGATAAGAAGAAACATAATTGGAAATTCTCGCCGGGAGATTTGAAAGAAAGAGGCTATTGGGAGAAATATCAAGAATACTACGAAGAAGCGATCAATAGGACCTCCAAGCCCCATGCCCCATGGTATGTTATTCCTGCTGATAATAAAGAAACTGCCAGAGTTCTGGTTGCCAAGACTATTTTAGATGAAGTGACCCGATATAAGGATATTAAAGAGCCTGAATTAGAAGAATCAATTGAAGAAAATATCCATCTATACAGGGAAGAACTTCAGAAAGAATAAGGTTTTGTAGTTATTAAAATGCTGGTTAAATAAACGTAATTGTGATATTTAAATAGGATTATTTTTAAATAACGTTGATTTTTTTTAACTTAAAATACTTTTAATGAGTTGATTTTTAATAGGTTAAATTTTTGTTGTTATGAGAAGGTTCGCGTATTTTTTTGTTTTTCTGTGTCTAGGTTGGGTTTCATGTTCAAAAAGCACTCTTCCAGTAAATGAAAACGATAAAAACCAAGTTGTTACAGAGCATCTTTACAATTATGAATTAGTATTTACGGATGATGCTGATTTTAAACCATTGTCCAATAACTCCTATTGTGAAATGGGTTTTTCAAGTGAGGGATGCCAAAGTTTGGTAACTAACCTTAAAAATGGTGTTATAGAATTCATAAAATCCATAGACAGTACAATTCAAGTTGATAAAAACCATATAAGGGTTTATTCTGAAGTGTCTGTTTATATGGAAGAACTTACAGCTTCCCAATATGAAAATTTGAACAGGAATTCAGTAGCATTAAATTATTTCAGTAAACAGATTTTTGAATTGCAAATTAGACGGCCAATCATGCAGTCGGACTTTATAGAGCAAACTAGAAAGCCAATCATGCAAGAGCAACTTAGGTATGATTCTTTATCAAAATCAAGTACCATGATTCAGGAAATTGGTGGAGGCCAACCTGGTCTACCTGTTCAAAACCATCGCGTATGGATAGTGGATTCTGGAATTGATAAAAATCACCAGGATTTGAATTTTGAGCCAGCTCAAATAGATTTGTCAGCAGACTTTTCAGTCCCTTCTAGTAACCCGAAAAATGATCCATTTAATGATGAAAATGGACATGGTACATTCATGGCAGGTGTAATAGGAGGTTTGGCATCTTCTGATCCTATTTACCTCAATGGATATGGTGTCAATGGAGTTTATCCAAATGCAAAAATGATCTCTATTAAGATTTTTGATAAAAATGATAATACCAATACTGCCGAAATCGTATCTGCTTTAAATCATATTTTATCAAATTCCATTTCAGGTGATATTGTAAATTTAAGTTGGGGTAGTGATATCCAATTTGGAGATTGTACTGCTCCTCAATATTTAGGAATTCGAACTTTAATTTTAACGCTAGCGAATCAAGGGGTCAAAGTAGTAATGTCAGCTGGAAATAGTTCGAAAGAGTCATTAACTAATTTTCCTGGTTGCATTGATGCTACTAACCCTAACCCGACTATATCCAATATATATACGATCGGATCTGTTGAAATCCCATGTTCTGGAACCTATCTATATTCTAGTTTTTCAGATTATGGTAGACCTACGGTAGATTATTTAGCGCCTGGTGAGGATATTTTTACTACCGCTCTTGGGGGAGAATATGTATTAGTTTCTGGGACTTCTCTTTCTGCGGCAATGTTTTCCGGCATTCTTTATCATAATCAGGGCGTGGGTACATTGACAACAATCAAAAGAGGGGCGGCAACCGGTGATCCAGATCCTGATTATCCTGTAGCTAAAATAGGAAACTGAAATACAAGGAGATGAATGGAATTGTCTTGGCTTTGGGTTGTGGTGTGAGAATGGGGTTTATTATTGACGAAAATGAAAAGTTGAAATAGCAGACCTGATCAAATTTGATGTAAATCGGTCAGGCCTTAGTAAGTATTATGAAGGACCAGCACCCATTTTATAATGTATGTTGGGATCCTTTATTCTTTTTGAAATCGTCAATTTTTTGTCTGAAGCTGAATTTCAGATAAACGTAATTCTTTATTTAGTTCATTATGTTTTTGTGAAATTTCCTTCAAAATTGATTGAAATTTTGAATCACTTCGGTATGCATCAAATATGGGGTTGCTTATGATGTGAAAATCATCTCTGAATCCATAGGCTACTGCTTGATCTAAATAATTTATTGCTCTTGCTTTTCTGTTATTTAAAACTTCTAATTGGGCTAAATCAAATAAAATTACTGGATCTGTACTTAAGGGATTATTGTCGCCCTTTTCTCTAATACTAATGGCATTTTTTATGAGGCTGTCGGCAATTTCAGTTTTTCCTGATTGAAGGTTGGCATAGGCGAGAGGAATTGCTGCTGAGTTAAATGGGTCGTTCAGTATTTCGGGATTTTCAAGTATCGCTTTTTCAAAAAATTCTCTAGATTTTTGGTGCTCACCACTCCAGAATTCAATAAACCCAGCAGTAGAATAAACATAATCTAAATCATGAATAGAATCAGCTAGTATTTCCTCAATAGCTTCAGAAGCTTTTTCTTTATTTCCTTGCTCTAAATATAAATAAGCAATTTGTTCAGAAGTTACTGGATCAAATTTGATGGAATTGGCTTTTTCAAGCCAGTCTAAAGCCAAATCAAAGCGGTTTAAAATTCTATATATCCATCCTGAAATCTGAAATGGAATATAGCTTGTAGGGTTTAGTGTGGAAGATTTTTGTTGCAATAGGAGGGCCTTTGCCAAGTGGCCTTGAATCATATACACAGTTGCTAAATTACCAATGGCTTCACTATAATTGGGTTTGATTGAAATAGCTATTTCAAATGATTTTTTTGCATTGTCTAACTCCCCTAAGTAGTAATATGTGTTTCCCCTAGTTTTATATAGTTCTGCTGAATTTGAATCAATTAACAAGCCCTTTTCACTAACAGAGTTGCTTGAGTCAAACAAGGATAATTGCGCATAGGTATCTGCCAGGCCTGCATAAGCCAGAGTAAAATTTGGATCTATTTCAATTGCTTTCTTGAAATACTCAACTGCTATATTGTAGCTTTCAGGATTATATTCAGAATATTTTTCCTTTGCTTTCAAGTACCATTCATAGGCATCTGGACTTGAAGTCAAAACTTTGCCTATTTCCGCCTCTTCTTTTGCAGATAAAGAAATTCCTAAAACTCTTGAAATCTCTTTTGCAATTTCACTTTGAATTCTCAATAGATCTTGACCACTTCGAGTAAAAGAAGAGGTCCACAGGTTTTTGTTTTCTTCTACATCAATAAACTGGACGTTTACTTTTGTCATATCACCCAAGTATTGAATAGATCCCTTTAAGACAGTGCTGACCTCAAGTATCTCGGCTAAAGAGTCTAAATTTAAATTCGGGTTTCTAATATCCTTAATCGAACCATAAGAGATTACTTTAATGTCGTTTACTTCGGATAATTGACTGATAATTTCTTGGGTAATATCTTTCGAATAAACATCTTGGGATGCTTTAGGATCAACATTGGTAAATGGCAAGACAGCCACGGATTTTTCTTTTTCCCAGGTATAATTGTTCCACAAAAGGGAATAAATTAAGAATAAAAGAATGGTGAGGGTAGAGGCCAAGGCTACCCAGAATTTCCAAGGTTCACGCTCTTGACTTTTTACCTTCTTAATCATATCCGCCCTTTTTGGGGTTGCCAAAGGTGGATTAGTCAGCGCATGGAGTTCTAGTTCTTTCGCGACATTTTTCAGTCGGAATAGGCCTAAATTAATGTGGGTAAACCTGCTGTGATTCGGAAGGTTAGCCAATACATCTGATGAGAATAAAACACAGGAGGGAACTCCGATGCTTTGAATTCTGGATGCAACATTGACCGCATCTCCATAGACGTCTCCATTATCGAGGATAATACCGCCGCAATGAAGACCAATTCTAAGTTCTAGTTCACTTGATTTTCCCCATTCTTTTTGTATTTCCAGACTGGCTTCTAAGGCTTCCTCAGCAGTTTCAAAAATTGCCAAAATCCCATCACCTAATTCTTTGATGATTTTACCCCGATGTTTTTCGAAGACCTCTGAGTGAAGAACCAAATTTTGCTTCATTAATTCGAAGGCATGATCTTCATCTTGACCCATCAAAAGGGTGTATCCGACAATATCAGAAAAGTAGACGATTGAATGTTTCCTATTTAAGACTTGATCCATAAAAAATTACAGAAGTTGGGGGCTTTATAGTTTGCATTTTTCCCAGCTAATTAAACTAAGCGAAATAAAGTGGTATTTGAAATAATAATACGTGATTTATATGGGCTTGTTAAAAGTTTTTTTAAACATTCATTATATGGTTTCATAAATATCAATTTCTGTTGGATCAAATCAGAATTTGGTAATCAATTTATTCTGATTCTTGATATTATTCAAGATACACTAATTTATTTACCATAAAAATGTATTTTGAACAATAAAAAGAGTATTTTGGTATTACTCATTTGAGCCGATTTTGTATTGTTTTAACATCTTCCTTATGAAAAAGTTATTGATTGGATTCTTATTTTTTATGATTTGTCTATCAGGTTATTGTCAAAAAACCTATGTGGTCACCATGAAAGCTTCCTTTGAAGTTCCTGTTTTTGAAAACCGGGCAACCAATTCTGATAGAATCAGGCAATCTGATTTAAACCAAGACAAGAGAAATCAGAAAAAAGTAAGGCTTCAGGAATTCCTTAATAGAAAAGGAATTAGAAATGTGAAAAATCAATTTTTTGACGTAAAAGTAGGCTTTGTTGCACCCTTGACAGACCAAGAGCGAGAAAATCTATTAAATGATCCACAGGTTGAAAGCGTGGACGAAGACATAGAGATTCAAGGTAGGCCGATTATGCAAAGTACACCTGACTCTCAAGGAAGACCAATCATGCAAGGCAGGCCTATCATGCAATCTGATGATATAGAATCTTCATGGCTGTATGATGAAGGAAATAAAGCTAGTTGTGCCATCGCCTTGGTGAACGGTTCAACAGATAGTAATAACCGTAAAGAAAGTATTTGGGTGATAGATACAGGGGTGGATGCCAACCATAGAGATTTGAATGTAAATCAATCTTCCAGACTTGCAATAAGCTTTGTAGATAGTCAACCATTTAATGACATATTGGGACATGGAACTCATGTTGCTGGCTTGGCTGCAGGTAAAGGTTCTGGAAGCTTATCTGCAACTGGAGTGTCCTCAGGAGCAGAAATCATCCCTATTAAAGTGTTTGATAATAATGGAGTAAGTAGTTGGGCTAAGATCCTTTTAGCTTTGGATCATATTGCAAACTATGGTCAACCTGGTGATGTGGTATTAATGAGTTTGGGTAGTTTCGATGTATCCAATTGTGCTACTTCTAACCCAGCATTAACATCGGCTATTATGACAATTGCTGATAGCGGAATGTTTGTAGTAATGTCTGCAGGTAACAACAATGGAAATGCGGCTCAAAATTTACCAGGATGTATCAATGGGCCTAATATCTTTACAGTCGGAGCGTTGGATTTCAGATGTGGTGCTTTAGGAGGAAAGTATGCGGCATCTAACTTTGGTTCTGGGATTGATTATTTTGTACCAGGAGCAAATATCTTTTCAGCTTGGCCAAATCAAAATGGGCAGAATGCCTATCAGGTCATGTCTGGAACCTCTATGTCAGCAGGAATTATGGCAGGAATTGTGCATGCTACACGTGGTGCTCCAAGGTCCTCTGGAACCATTACCATCAATGGAATTAGCTATAAAATAGCATCTAGATAAAAAAGGATCCGGGTTATATAAACGAAACCCCCAACAAATAGCTGGGGGTTTCGTTTTTTTGAAAGTTAAGGGGGCTGTTTTTGATTTTATTCTTCCAACAAAACTTCATCAATGAATACCCAACCTTTTTCTCCTGCCCCTGGATGCCATTTCGGAAGCCTTGAAATAGGGGTGAGCCTTACTCGGATTTCTTCAAATGATTCCTTGGGAAGGTCAAAAGCAAGAGCTTCTAATCTAGGCAACTTAATTTCTTCGCTTTGAGTGGGAACCTCCTTTTCTACTAACGTCCAATTGTCTCCTTTTTTTACCCAAATTTCTGCCAGGCTAGGCGGAAATATATAGGCACTTTCGTTATAAAGAAGACTAAGAACAATTCTAGAAATCTTTTTGTCATTCGGAAATTTGACTACAAAATCCGCAGGATTATCTTGATAGCCTAGCCATTCTCCTGTAGTATGGTTGTTTTTTCCTTTGATTTGATCTCTTAAAGTAGAACCTCCATTTGCGCTATATTTTTTTTCAGGGTTCTTCAATAATTCGATTTCTGATGGATGAACTCCAGATTTGAAGAGCAGGATACTTTCCGTGTCACTTCCTTTCCAATCATTGGCAAATACTCTTGCTGAAATTTTTGAGGTATTGCTGATCCAAACCGGTTCCGAATATTTTGGGCTTTGGATACTATCAGGCTCTGAACCATCTAAGGTATATCGAATGTCGACAGTTCCTATTGGATGTTTGATTTCCAACAAGGTGCTATCCTGAAATAATACTTCATCAAATACCAATTTGGGAGCATTCAATTCATAAACAAGGCCTGTTGCATCAAAGCCAAAATCGATGGAGACATCCTTTAAATTATCCAGCAACTGCCTTTTCCCATCTTCGCTAAAATCTGTTTGCCAAGCATAAAAGCTTCTCAAATTCTTAAATTTCAATAAACTAGGAATGGCTTCATCTCCCACACGATTTCCGGAGATGGCTAAACTTTGAAGGTTTTCTACCTTTGTCAGACTTTCGATTTGTGAATTGGAAATGTCAGCGAAATTCAATTGGATTTCTTCTAGGTTTTTGAAATCGCTTAAAAATGAAAAGTCTACATTTTCCAAAGGCATTTTATTCAAGTTGAGCTTTACCACTTGTTCTTTTACCTTTTTTAAATCTAAGAGTGATTCCGGATCAAATGCTGAAATCCCAAAATAGGATACTTCCAAAGCCGGAGATTCTGGATAAATCGGATTCACTTTTCTGAAAAAGTTATTGAGGTCCTGAATAAGTTCAGGGTCTGCTGCCTTGAAAGAATAAGTTTTTGTTTTACTGAATTTTTCTGAGGCAAAGACAAATAGCTCGTTTTCTGGAGCTAATTCCACTACTTTTTTATCAAAATCTGCTCCATGAAGTACCCAAGCTGTAAGAATTTCAATCTCTTCCTCAGTAAGTTGTTCCTTGTTTTTAGGAGGCATATGTTCTTCTTCCTCTTTTGGAAGGTGAATTCGTTGGGTCAACATGGATTCATTCACATCACCTGGTAATATGAATGGGCCAGATTTTCCACCTTTTTGAATTCCTTCTAGATGATCAAGACGTAATTCCCCCTTTATCTTTCCTTCTTTATGACAGCTTTGACATTTGGCTTCCAGAATTGGCTGAACCATGTCTCTAAAGACTTGAGCATCCGCTAATTGAACTTGAGGAACTTCGTCAGTTTTGATGGGTGCGAGCAGGAAATCACTACCGTGAGTTAAATTAGCTCCAAAATGTCCCGTCAACACTACAGTTCCCGCCAATAAGAAAGAAAGTGGTTTGAAAATTGGACCTTTCTTTTGGCTCAGAAAATAGATCAATACTGAAAGTATATAAGCCGCAATACCCATCCATTGGTGCCAGTTGAGTTCTGCTCCTTCATAATCTTCTTGTGCTAGGATGAGACCCGCAATTACTGTGATGCCCGCAAAATTACTACCTATTAACAAGCAATAAGTCCCCACTTTTTTGACTTCCTCTTTAATATTGGGAATCCAGAAAAAAACGATACCCATCAGTATCAATACAATTGGGAAATGGAGTAAAAGGGGATGAGCTCTTCCAATTACCTGAAGCCAGTCGGGAATTAATAATTGGGTACCTGCAATTGATAAAATCAAAGCCAACCCTAACCATACGAAAAGTGCATTTTCGAGTAGTTGTTGAAATCGTTTTGTATGAAGCATATGGGTTTAGGCAAGTAAATCTTTGACAACCTTTCCAGAAACATCCGTCAATCGATATCTCCTTCCCAAGTGTTTGTAAGTTAGCCTTTCATGGTCTATCCCCATTAAATGGAGCATGGTAGCTTGAAAGTCATGTACATGAACGGGGTTTTCTGTAATGTTATATCCAAATTCATCTGTTTCCCCATATACCATTCCTGACTTAACTCCGCCGCCAGCCATCCAGATAGAGAAGGCTCTAGGGTGATGGTCTCTACCATAATTGTTTGGTTGGATTTTACCTTGGCAATAATTGGTTCTGCCAAATTCACCGCCCCAGATCACTAGGGTTTCATCTAACAAACCACGTTGCTTGAGATCCTTAATGAGCGCTGCTGAAGCTTGGTCTACATCTTTGGCCTGCATGGCCATTTGGTCTGGTAAGTCTCCATGTTGGTCCCATCCTTGATGATATAATTGAACAAATCGAACGCCACTTTCGGATAGTTTTCTCGCCAAAAGACAGTTGGCTGCGTAAGTGCCCGGAACTAAGCAATCTGGTCCGTACATTTTAATGATGCTGTCAGGTTCTTTGGAAACATCAGTCATTTCAGGTACGGCTGTTTGCATTCTGAAAGCCATCTCATATTGTTGGATTTTTGCACTGATGGCAGGATCGTTAAATTCTCTATAACTTAGATCATTCATGGCAGAGATTTGATCGAGCATTTTTCTACGCTCATCTCTGGACATGGATTTAGGGTCTTTTAAATACAATACAGGATCTTCTGAATTTGAAAATTGGACTCCCTGATGAGTGGCATCTAAAAATCCATTACTCCAAAGTTTAGAGTATACTCCTTGACCATTTCCTTTTCCTCTACTAAGAAGTACACAAAAGGCGGGTAGGTTGCTATTTTCACTTCCTAATCCATAGCTCAACCAAGAACCCATACTAGGTCTATTCCCTACCTGAGCTCCGGTTTGAAAAAAGGTCAGGGCAGGATCGTGGTTGATGGCTTCTGTATGCATGGATTTGACGATACAGATATCATCTACCACACTTGCTGTATGGGGGAATATTTCAGAAATCCAGGCCCTAGATTCACCGTATTGATTGAATTTGAAATAAGAACCGACTAAAGGGAAAGAACTTTGCCCAGCCGTCATTCCTGTCAATCGTTGCCCTTTCCGAATGGACTCAGGAAGTTCCTGACCCATATTTTTGTTAAGAAGTGGTTTGTAGTCAAAAGATTCCAATTGGCTGGGAGCCCCATTTTGGAATAAATAAATTACCCGTTTCGCTTTTGGTGCAAAATGGGGGAGGGCAGCCATAATTGCTTCCTCGTCAGGACTTCCTCCTTTGAATAAATCCGGTATAAGGAGTGATCCTAAAGCGGCACTTCCTACTCCCAAGCTTAACTTGGACAAAAATTTTCTTCTATTAAGATTTAATCCTTGCTCTAATAGTTCCTTTTCCATCTTAAATCTTTGTAATCGTTTCTTCCAAATTATATAAGCTTACTATCACTTGCATTAAAGCAGCGTTTCTAGCGGTTTCCTGACTTGGGTCAATAGGATATTCCCCAACTTCCAAGGTGGGTTTTATCTGGTCTTGATTATTCTCAAATCGTTCTAATTGATCTTCAAAATAAGATTCCAATAAATCTTGTTCCTCGGGTTTCATATCTCTACAGAGAATTCTTTTAAAGGCATGTTCGATGGCCTCTGAGTCGTCGTTGAATTGAGTTCCAAGATTCATCGCAAGTACTCTGGATGCTTCCAGAACCATTGGGTCATTGAGCATCACCAAGGCTTGTAATGGAGTATTGGTTCTTCCTCTTCCCACCTCACATTGGTCTCGATTACTTGCATCAAAAATGATCGCTTTTGGAGGAGGAACAGTTAGTTTGATAAAGTTGTAAAGGCCTCTTCTATAAAGGCTTTTACCGGTATCTTGAACATAGGTTGCCAAGACACCTCTTCCAGAAGATGCTGCTTCCCATACTCCCTCAGGTTGGTATGGTTTGACACTTGGTCCGCCGAGTTCCTGATGCAAAAGGCCGCTACTTGCCAACACCAAATCTTGGATATTTTCTGCAGTAAGCCTTAGTCTTGGAGCCCGAACCAAATAAATGTTTTCAGGGTCAACGGCTAAATGTTCTTTTGTGATTTCAGCTGATTGTTGATAGGTGGCAGAACTTAAAATTTGTTTCAGTAATCGCTTGATATCCCAACCATTTTCCATGAAGTCCACCGCCAACCAATCGAGCAGTTCAGGGTGACTTGGTAAATCCCCTTGCATTCCAAAATCACCGGCTGATTTTACGATTCCCGTACCAAAGATTTCTTGCCATATAAGATTGACAAAGACTCTGGCAGTCAATGGATTGTCTCTATTTACTGTCCATTTTGCCAATCCCAGTCTATTGGCCTCTAAATCCTCAGGAAATTCCAGAATAGATGCAGGTGTAGAGGCAGAAACTGGAACGGATGGGGCATCATAAACTCCTCTATCCAAAATATAAGTGGTTCTTTTTTCCTCTCCTTCCAATTCACCCATCACAGAAACACTAAGTTTAGTGGTGTCTTGGTAATTAATAAAGTCCATGATCCCAGAAAGGTCCTCATGATCCATCCATAAAACAGGAGTTTTGGCAGGTTTGGAAACCGAAACATCCCCTTCATATCCTTTTTCAGGAGTATTATTGAAGAAGGCAAAAAACTCGTAATAATCCTTTTGTGAGAAAGGGTCGTATTTGTGGTCATGGCACTGGGCACATTCCATGGTAATCCCTAAAATTCCCTTGCTGAAGGTATTGGTTTTATCTAGCACGTATTCTATTCTATACTCCTCGTCGATCACGCCACCTTCTTCCGTGTATTTATGGTTTCGGTTAAATGCTGTAGCAAGAATTTGTTCTTTGTTGGCATTAGGCAATAGATCACCGGCTAGCTGCCAAGTGATAAAATCATCATAGGGAAGGTTTTCATTGAATGCATGGATCACCCAATCCCGATAAGGCCATTGGGTTCGAATATTATCATCTTGGTACCCATAACTATCCGCATATCTGGAAATATCCATCCATAGCACAGCTAGTTTTTCACCATAGGAAGGATCTGATAAAAGTCCATCCAGTAAATCTTCGTAAGTAAATTCCCCTGAAAAATCCTTAAATCGATCCAACACTTCAGGGCTAGGAGGTAATCCTGTCAAGTCCAAACTTGCTCTTTTGATCAATTCATAGGGTTCCGCCTTAGGGTTCGGTTCCAACCCTTTCTCGAGCATTTTATGATAAATGAATTGGTCGATTTCATTGTTGGCCCATTCAGTTCCTTCTGGAACCGCAGGTTTTTCTGCCCTTGTAAATGCCCAGTGTGGTTCGTATTGAGCTCCTTCTTCAATCCATCTTTTAATGAGCGCAATTTCATTTTCAGTCAATGCTAGATTAGACTCTGGAGGAGGCATCAGTTCACCTGGATCTTCAGAAGTGATCCGGTGATACACTTCGGATTCTTCAATTTTTCCTGAAACAAGCGCAAATTTTCCTGGGCTTTCTTTTAAAGCTGCAAAAGCTCCTTCTTCTGTATCTAATCGTAAGTCAGCCTCCCTTTTGTTTGCGTCGGGACCGTGGCAAGCAAAACACTTATCAGAAAGGATGGGGCGAATATGAAAATTGTAACTGACTTGGTTGATATTGGCCAAAGAGTTTGTCTCTTTGTTTTTTTCCTGACAAGAAAAAAACAGTGCAAATATCGGTAGAAAAGCCAGTATATGTAACTTCTTAATGGTCATTTGGGATAGTTTAACGGCTTTAAGTTATAAAAAATTTTTATAAAAGTCCGATGATTTTCAATAAAAAAAAGATTAATAGAATCTATTTTTTTATTGTCTAATGTATTGGAAATTAGTGTTTTTGCCTAATAAAAAACCTGTTTTTAGTAAGAATTACAAAAATATCAAATCCAGAAATTTTAATCATTTGAGACATTTTTCGAGCTTTATTCAAAGGAAAAATATGCGTTCTATATTTTCAAAATATTGTATATCTATTCTTTTGGTGTTTTGCTTTTCCAATTGCAAGACGTATCAGAATATTGATTGGATCAAACCCAAGGTTCCAAAAGAAGAAAGGAGTGTGTCTTTTGAACCTAGACAGATTTCAAGAATCAAGGAAGGAGATAGCTTAATGGTGATAGCCAGTAATTCTAAAAAATACTATTTGATCTATTCTGAATCGGTAAATGAATCCATTCAAGGATTATTTTGGAAGTTTGAAAATCAAACTATTGAATTCCCGAGCTCCAGAAGGATTGCATTTTCGGAAATAGAAGAGTTAAGAGTTAGAAAATTTAATTTGGGGACAACTTTGGGCGTAGGGATTGGGGTGCCAGTGATGTCTTTAGTTATTTATTGGGGAGTGATAGTTCACCAATTGGTATCTGATCTAGAAGATTATGTAGA is a genomic window containing:
- a CDS encoding PPK2 family polyphosphate kinase; its protein translation is MKNIDSEKFKVVTPIELHKISTSYDLETSEKKKSKKLNEFREELSEHQDIMYAHSKYSVLICLQGMDTAGKDSLIREVFKEFNPRGVVVHSFKTPTSNELKHDYLWRHYIALPDRGKYAVFNRTHYENVLVTRVHPEYILGEHLPGINSVEDITPDFWENRFEQINNFENHISQNGVIILKFFLHLGKEEQRQRLLRRLDKKKHNWKFSPGDLKERGYWEKYQEYYEEAINRTSKPHAPWYVIPADNKETARVLVAKTILDEVTRYKDIKEPELEESIEENIHLYREELQKE
- a CDS encoding S8 family peptidase, which gives rise to MRRFAYFFVFLCLGWVSCSKSTLPVNENDKNQVVTEHLYNYELVFTDDADFKPLSNNSYCEMGFSSEGCQSLVTNLKNGVIEFIKSIDSTIQVDKNHIRVYSEVSVYMEELTASQYENLNRNSVALNYFSKQIFELQIRRPIMQSDFIEQTRKPIMQEQLRYDSLSKSSTMIQEIGGGQPGLPVQNHRVWIVDSGIDKNHQDLNFEPAQIDLSADFSVPSSNPKNDPFNDENGHGTFMAGVIGGLASSDPIYLNGYGVNGVYPNAKMISIKIFDKNDNTNTAEIVSALNHILSNSISGDIVNLSWGSDIQFGDCTAPQYLGIRTLILTLANQGVKVVMSAGNSSKESLTNFPGCIDATNPNPTISNIYTIGSVEIPCSGTYLYSSFSDYGRPTVDYLAPGEDIFTTALGGEYVLVSGTSLSAAMFSGILYHNQGVGTLTTIKRGAATGDPDPDYPVAKIGN
- a CDS encoding adenylate/guanylate cyclase domain-containing protein: MDQVLNRKHSIVYFSDIVGYTLLMGQDEDHAFELMKQNLVLHSEVFEKHRGKIIKELGDGILAIFETAEEALEASLEIQKEWGKSSELELRIGLHCGGIILDNGDVYGDAVNVASRIQSIGVPSCVLFSSDVLANLPNHSRFTHINLGLFRLKNVAKELELHALTNPPLATPKRADMIKKVKSQEREPWKFWVALASTLTILLFLIYSLLWNNYTWEKEKSVAVLPFTNVDPKASQDVYSKDITQEIISQLSEVNDIKVISYGSIKDIRNPNLNLDSLAEILEVSTVLKGSIQYLGDMTKVNVQFIDVEENKNLWTSSFTRSGQDLLRIQSEIAKEISRVLGISLSAKEEAEIGKVLTSSPDAYEWYLKAKEKYSEYNPESYNIAVEYFKKAIEIDPNFTLAYAGLADTYAQLSLFDSSNSVSEKGLLIDSNSAELYKTRGNTYYYLGELDNAKKSFEIAISIKPNYSEAIGNLATVYMIQGHLAKALLLQQKSSTLNPTSYIPFQISGWIYRILNRFDLALDWLEKANSIKFDPVTSEQIAYLYLEQGNKEKASEAIEEILADSIHDLDYVYSTAGFIEFWSGEHQKSREFFEKAILENPEILNDPFNSAAIPLAYANLQSGKTEIADSLIKNAISIREKGDNNPLSTDPVILFDLAQLEVLNNRKARAINYLDQAVAYGFRDDFHIISNPIFDAYRSDSKFQSILKEISQKHNELNKELRLSEIQLQTKN
- a CDS encoding S8 family peptidase, whose amino-acid sequence is MKKLLIGFLFFMICLSGYCQKTYVVTMKASFEVPVFENRATNSDRIRQSDLNQDKRNQKKVRLQEFLNRKGIRNVKNQFFDVKVGFVAPLTDQERENLLNDPQVESVDEDIEIQGRPIMQSTPDSQGRPIMQGRPIMQSDDIESSWLYDEGNKASCAIALVNGSTDSNNRKESIWVIDTGVDANHRDLNVNQSSRLAISFVDSQPFNDILGHGTHVAGLAAGKGSGSLSATGVSSGAEIIPIKVFDNNGVSSWAKILLALDHIANYGQPGDVVLMSLGSFDVSNCATSNPALTSAIMTIADSGMFVVMSAGNNNGNAAQNLPGCINGPNIFTVGALDFRCGALGGKYAASNFGSGIDYFVPGANIFSAWPNQNGQNAYQVMSGTSMSAGIMAGIVHATRGAPRSSGTITINGISYKIASR
- a CDS encoding c-type cytochrome domain-containing protein, translating into MLHTKRFQQLLENALFVWLGLALILSIAGTQLLIPDWLQVIGRAHPLLLHFPIVLILMGIVFFWIPNIKEEVKKVGTYCLLIGSNFAGITVIAGLILAQEDYEGAELNWHQWMGIAAYILSVLIYFLSQKKGPIFKPLSFLLAGTVVLTGHFGANLTHGSDFLLAPIKTDEVPQVQLADAQVFRDMVQPILEAKCQSCHKEGKIKGELRLDHLEGIQKGGKSGPFILPGDVNESMLTQRIHLPKEEEEHMPPKNKEQLTEEEIEILTAWVLHGADFDKKVVELAPENELFVFASEKFSKTKTYSFKAADPELIQDLNNFFRKVNPIYPESPALEVSYFGISAFDPESLLDLKKVKEQVVKLNLNKMPLENVDFSFLSDFKNLEEIQLNFADISNSQIESLTKVENLQSLAISGNRVGDEAIPSLLKFKNLRSFYAWQTDFSEDGKRQLLDNLKDVSIDFGFDATGLVYELNAPKLVFDEVLFQDSTLLEIKHPIGTVDIRYTLDGSEPDSIQSPKYSEPVWISNTSKISARVFANDWKGSDTESILLFKSGVHPSEIELLKNPEKKYSANGGSTLRDQIKGKNNHTTGEWLGYQDNPADFVVKFPNDKKISRIVLSLLYNESAYIFPPSLAEIWVKKGDNWTLVEKEVPTQSEEIKLPRLEALAFDLPKESFEEIRVRLTPISRLPKWHPGAGEKGWVFIDEVLLEE